A single window of Herbaspirillum sp. RTI4 DNA harbors:
- a CDS encoding PAAR domain-containing protein gives MANIITLNSPATELGESVNTRAREDLAKRIKNIVDINGWTQTEAGRLCGQSQPRISGLLSGHLSRFSLDNLLKIATVLEYHSKDFPDDKRTTESALEMIEMFRALVDSRPIKAVYALATVGSKTLRGGEVVTSSTEMKIGGMSVARVGDLIRYPNGRESAIISGAGYAAVYEGKPLAIVGSHIENGDVIESSPQNDAKIIEYADDEATPGLLEPGYAPPTGKE, from the coding sequence ATGGCGAACATAATCACTCTCAATAGCCCAGCCACAGAGTTGGGCGAATCGGTCAATACTCGTGCACGAGAAGATCTGGCCAAACGTATCAAGAACATTGTCGACATCAATGGATGGACGCAAACCGAAGCGGGACGCTTGTGCGGGCAGTCGCAACCCCGAATCAGTGGCCTTTTGTCTGGCCATCTGTCGCGGTTTTCTCTGGACAACTTGCTCAAGATTGCTACGGTGCTGGAATACCACTCCAAGGATTTTCCAGACGACAAGCGCACCACCGAGAGTGCTCTTGAAATGATCGAAATGTTCAGGGCATTGGTGGACAGCCGACCTATCAAGGCGGTTTATGCGCTGGCCACAGTCGGTTCAAAGACCTTGCGAGGCGGCGAAGTGGTTACGTCCTCGACGGAGATGAAAATTGGCGGCATGAGTGTTGCCCGCGTGGGAGACTTGATTCGCTACCCCAATGGTAGGGAAAGCGCGATTATTTCAGGAGCTGGCTATGCCGCCGTCTATGAAGGCAAGCCTTTGGCTATTGTGGGAAGCCACATTGAAAATGGCGACGTGATTGAATCCAGTCCCCAGAACGATGCAAAAATCATTGAGTACGCGGACGATGAGGCGACCCCGGGCTTGCTTGAGCCGGGATATGCACCACCGACGGGGAAAGAATAA
- a CDS encoding paar repeat-containing protein produces the protein MTNAKRIKIGTGHTTPLHDKTPQTIKVDSRPIRKAENEEYLKNVNVKAFLSMIGIAEGGDYHALFGWHHTSKWTFTNESTHPGAGKDGKTTAAGLYQINRACWLEMGQKAQGLTDFSPHTQDLIAVQNIRAYKALKPIIDGDIKTAINLLKANQWVSFQVHPYSDLESWYKAAGGVVK, from the coding sequence ATGACCAATGCCAAACGTATCAAGATCGGCACCGGCCACACCACGCCATTGCATGACAAGACGCCTCAAACCATCAAAGTGGACTCCCGGCCTATTCGCAAGGCAGAGAACGAGGAGTATCTGAAAAATGTCAATGTGAAAGCGTTTCTCTCCATGATTGGTATTGCAGAAGGCGGGGACTATCATGCCCTTTTTGGCTGGCACCATACATCAAAGTGGACGTTTACCAATGAGTCAACGCATCCTGGAGCGGGTAAGGACGGCAAGACGACGGCTGCTGGACTCTACCAAATCAATCGAGCTTGTTGGCTCGAAATGGGCCAAAAGGCGCAGGGATTAACAGACTTCTCTCCCCACACGCAAGACCTGATTGCGGTACAAAATATCAGAGCCTATAAAGCACTAAAGCCAATTATTGATGGTGATATTAAAACGGCGATTAATTTACTTAAGGCGAACCAGTGGGTTTCTTTTCAAGTACACCCATACAGCGATTTGGAAAGTTGGTATAAAGCGGCAGGCGGAGTCGTCAAGTGA
- a CDS encoding transcriptional regulator, with amino-acid sequence MALTRDFKHTIVERVDRDPAFAKALLDEAATSFLNGEPDVARLILRDLVNATVGFERLAELTQKPSKSLHRMLSPKGNPSMDNLAAIFGVVRMRLKVGIEARTVEAR; translated from the coding sequence ATGGCACTCACGAGAGATTTCAAACACACCATTGTCGAGCGCGTCGACCGAGATCCAGCGTTCGCTAAAGCGCTACTGGATGAAGCCGCCACATCGTTCTTGAACGGTGAACCAGACGTTGCCCGCCTTATCTTGCGCGACTTGGTCAACGCCACAGTAGGTTTCGAGCGACTTGCGGAGTTGACCCAGAAACCAAGCAAAAGCCTGCATCGCATGCTCTCGCCAAAGGGTAATCCGAGCATGGACAACTTGGCCGCCATATTTGGCGTGGTTCGTATGCGCCTCAAAGTAGGTATTGAGGCGCGTACGGTTGAGGCACGGTGA